A window of the Gossypium hirsutum isolate 1008001.06 chromosome A05, Gossypium_hirsutum_v2.1, whole genome shotgun sequence genome harbors these coding sequences:
- the LOC107957171 gene encoding homeobox protein knotted-1-like 6 isoform X2, whose amino-acid sequence MDEIYGFYSMGDQYVDNALMLPENMIFPSDYQPRLCSSDRVPAFGSDELISVASAISEAAYVTPQIQGEVDVSNVIKAKIASHPYYPRLLEAYIDCQKVGATPEIARILDEILMETDVNKRDILPTCLGADPELDEFMETYCDMLVKYKSDISRPFDEATTFLNKIEMQLRNLCTGASITGPSGGESSEGDVSVGEDDVEELQPRSKDIGLKDLLLHRFGNHITTLKLEFSKKKKKGKLPKEARQILLEWWNVHSKWPYPTEGDKMALAGTTGLDPKQINNWFINQRKRHWKPSETFQMDDLSGRFFIDQE is encoded by the exons ATGGATGAAATATACGGGTTCTACTCCATGGGAGATCAGTACGTTGACAACGCCTTGATGTTACCGGAGAACATGATCTTTCCTTCTGATTACCAACCTCGGCTTTGTTCTTCCGATCGGGTTCCGGCGTTTGGATCCGACGAGTTAATCTCTGTCGCCTCCGCCATCTCCGAAGCAGCTTATGTCACCCCTCAAATTCAAGGAGAAGTGGACGTTTCAAACGTGATCAAAGCAAAAATCGCTTCTCACCCTTATTATCCTCGTTTGCTTGAAGCTTATATTGATTGCCAGAAG GTCGGAGCTACTCCGGAGATTGCGAGGATATTAGACGAAATTCTGATGGAGACCGATGTTAACAAGCGGGATATCCTGCCAACCTGCTTGGGAGCCGATCCTGAGCTCGATGAGTTCATG GAAACTTACTGCGATATGTTGGTGAAATACAAGTCTGATATTTCAAGGCCTTTTGATGAAGCGACCACTTTTCTAAACAAGATCGAGATGCAGCTTCGAAATCTCTGCACGGGTGCCTCCATTACAGGCCCTTCTG GTGGTGAATCATCGGAGGGAGATGTTAGTGTTGGGGAGGATGACGTGGAAGAACTGCAGCCAAGAAGCAAAGACATAGGTCTCAAAGATCTTCTGCTTCatagatttggcaatcatattaCCACCTTGAAGCTGGAGTtctcaaagaagaagaagaaaggaaaactTCCGAAAGAAGCAAGGCAAATATTGTTAGAGTGGTGGAATGTTCACAGCAAATGGCCGTATCCGACG GAAGGTGATAAGATGGCATTGGCTGGAACGACGGGACTGGACCCAAAGCAAATCAACAACTGGTTTATAAACCAAAGAAAGCGCCATTGGAAACCATCTGAAACCTTCCAAATGGACGATCTGTCTGGACGATTCTTTATAGATCAGGAGTGA
- the LOC107957171 gene encoding homeobox protein knotted-1-like 6 isoform X1: MDEIYGFYSMGDQYVDNALMLPENMIFPSDYQPRLCSSDRVPAFGSDELISVASAISEAAYVTPQIQGEVDVSNVIKAKIASHPYYPRLLEAYIDCQKVGATPEIARILDEILMETDVNKRDILPTCLGADPELDEFMETYCDMLVKYKSDISRPFDEATTFLNKIEMQLRNLCTGASITGPSDEGGESSEGDVSVGEDDVEELQPRSKDIGLKDLLLHRFGNHITTLKLEFSKKKKKGKLPKEARQILLEWWNVHSKWPYPTEGDKMALAGTTGLDPKQINNWFINQRKRHWKPSETFQMDDLSGRFFIDQE; encoded by the exons ATGGATGAAATATACGGGTTCTACTCCATGGGAGATCAGTACGTTGACAACGCCTTGATGTTACCGGAGAACATGATCTTTCCTTCTGATTACCAACCTCGGCTTTGTTCTTCCGATCGGGTTCCGGCGTTTGGATCCGACGAGTTAATCTCTGTCGCCTCCGCCATCTCCGAAGCAGCTTATGTCACCCCTCAAATTCAAGGAGAAGTGGACGTTTCAAACGTGATCAAAGCAAAAATCGCTTCTCACCCTTATTATCCTCGTTTGCTTGAAGCTTATATTGATTGCCAGAAG GTCGGAGCTACTCCGGAGATTGCGAGGATATTAGACGAAATTCTGATGGAGACCGATGTTAACAAGCGGGATATCCTGCCAACCTGCTTGGGAGCCGATCCTGAGCTCGATGAGTTCATG GAAACTTACTGCGATATGTTGGTGAAATACAAGTCTGATATTTCAAGGCCTTTTGATGAAGCGACCACTTTTCTAAACAAGATCGAGATGCAGCTTCGAAATCTCTGCACGGGTGCCTCCATTACAGGCCCTTCTG ATGAAGGTGGTGAATCATCGGAGGGAGATGTTAGTGTTGGGGAGGATGACGTGGAAGAACTGCAGCCAAGAAGCAAAGACATAGGTCTCAAAGATCTTCTGCTTCatagatttggcaatcatattaCCACCTTGAAGCTGGAGTtctcaaagaagaagaagaaaggaaaactTCCGAAAGAAGCAAGGCAAATATTGTTAGAGTGGTGGAATGTTCACAGCAAATGGCCGTATCCGACG GAAGGTGATAAGATGGCATTGGCTGGAACGACGGGACTGGACCCAAAGCAAATCAACAACTGGTTTATAAACCAAAGAAAGCGCCATTGGAAACCATCTGAAACCTTCCAAATGGACGATCTGTCTGGACGATTCTTTATAGATCAGGAGTGA